A region of the Vigna unguiculata cultivar IT97K-499-35 chromosome 9, ASM411807v1, whole genome shotgun sequence genome:
ACAAATCTTGAAAAACCAGAAATCCGTTCAGATTGAATTGATAAATCCTCTGGTCTTACCTGAGCTCCTAGATCCGCGCGAATTCGAGTACGGGGATCCGATTGGAGGGAATCGGAGCTAGATTATTGGAGCGTGGCGTTCGGGTGAATAGCCAGCGGAGAATAAAAGGGTCAAAATGCGTGAACTCCGTGGAACCCTGTGATCTGTGAGACTCTCAGATCTGcgatgagagagagagagagagaaaaaagagaaatacAAACAAAAGCCTGTTCTTGTAAACTCTAATAAACTCTAATACCAATAGCTACCGCCTACCCAAACTCTCTGTATCTGCAGGGAGGGTAGCGATTCGCTGCGACGCGTAGTGCGTACGGCTTACGGTGACGTGGACAGCGTTCCTCCTTCCTCATAcccattttgttttttatctttccGTTGCGATGTGAACACGTGGAACCCCATTGCCTCTCTGATTAGATGGGTCCCACTTCCTGAAGTAGAATTCGCAAGTCGTCGGTGGGATGTTGAAATCTGAAATGCCTTGGATTCATCCCAAGCAACCAATGTTAGCATTTGTCTCCTGTGTTtgcctttttctcctttttttccacttcattctttttcttcttttactttaaataataataataataataataataatctttaatTCTATGCAAATTGTTTTTTCTAATCCTCAAATACTCAACTCACGAATAATAATTATCTCTTAAATTAGCGgttaatcaattataataaggTGATAGTTAAGCATGTTCCTCATTTACTGCTCATAAGTTTGTCTATTGGAAAAAGGGTCAAGTTAGAAAATGAACGAGGCAAATATGATTATTGAATACAACCATATCCGTTAAAATCAATAATGTTTAGTAGAAAAATcttaaaactataaatattttaaacaatacaGGTAGCAGTGTTCACTTGCCAGCtcaaaaacaaaggaaaaaaatgttttttattacgGTGCATCTATATCACAGCTGATTCTGAACGAGTAATTAGCTGTTGAATTCTAATCCAACGCATGCTTTCTATTGAATTCTATTTTGACTCTTTAAACCATTTCTTTGGTCGTTGGAGTTAAAATTGATTCAATAGTTATTAAAATCTAGACtttgaatttgtgtttttttttcaacaacGACTTCGTACCCCGTTGGAATCCATGTGACCAAAGGATAGAAAGCGGAAACAATCAACCAAACCTTCCAAACCTCACAACATTCAAGGACTTTTTCAGGTCTTCTGTTTATGGAATttgattatcactaatttttgttgttgcagGTTTTAATTACTTTCTTGAAACTGTGtgctaaaatttttatttttatcgtaaactcttaaaaaaaatttattaatgagCCTTTAAGCGAATGTTATATCTATTTACCTCAACACTTGCCCATAAGTTGAAAGTAACTTCTATAATATTAAATCTTAACCCTTTTATGCATATAAAATGTTGACCtcttttattaaacaaaatataaagtctTAATCTAACAGTGGTCAAGTTAGGTCGCTGGGCAATGATGAACAACCACTCACATCTTTACGTGTATGTTGTTTTGCATAATTTAACCTACAAAGTAAATTGTGtctcaaattataatatcaaatggTCGCGTGGCCTAATGGATAAGGCGCTCGCCTCCGGAGCGGGAGATTGTGGGTTCGAGTCCCACCGTGatcgtttttttattttttttagaaaacatcATCGAGTtaagtaatttatattatttttcttttttccttttttaccttcttattttaattgataaaaggtttcactttttttttttcagaatgaTGGAGTCAAAGGGAGTAAGACATTTcagaaagataaaataaattatagaattatttattaaatgcaAAGATGAAGAAAACCATTTAAGCAACCATAACCACTGTAGTCAAAGTGGATGTGAAGTTAGGTATATCTCACTAAAATGGCAGTTATACTCTATGGGGTGACTTAtcagaaaaaattgttaaaactaAATTTGTGGTGATTTTAAGGCTGTCATCACTCACTTTAATGGacaaaagaaaaagggaaaggaaaccaataatatacaaaacaactacataaaagaaaattttcatactTCCtttttgaagaaagaaaaggtttaaacaagaaattaaattttcactACAATTAAACTTCTGCAAATTACATACCCATAATTTGTTCCTTATTAGTTTTTCAATTATTCCCACTTTATTACTGTAATTTGTTTTAGAAAGATATTGTCAAACATTTCAAGATTTGTGCGAAATTGGCATCTTTTGTAACTCGAAaagtagaagaagaataaaCAACTTTTTTGGTTTAATTGTGATACGTGTGATACGTGTCCGGCATTTAAATAAACtatgatattttaacaattttttttataaagcttgataaaatttatttttaatatatattaaatatttttcttttcttaagtcatattattttttttttcatttattgaaaTACTATCAGGCGTACATTATCTTGTTAATAAaactttcttaaaaaataattttcttttaaataaaatggacTAAAATACTCAAGgtataacaaattatatataattgtaacttttactaaaatttaaacGATTAATGTTacttaattgaaaatattgcataaaaaatatcaagttaagTATAAAACAAGAGAAATAACGAATTTATTGTGTTGAAGACAATCCTTAATCACAAAGAAAAGTCTGCAGTTACAGTTATTTGTATGGGAGGAATAAGGTTGTGGAATCACAAACTAGGTAAGACAACTGTAACACAAAGTTATTACTAAAGAATTAAAGTTGAAGCAGTTACTTGAAATCCAACTTTTCATATTTTGCTCTCTGCAACCTTTTCAAAGCAAATACTTTTTCTCCGAAGGGAGCACCATAAACAGCATCATAGCAAAATTATATAAACTGTATCAAATAGTTTCACTTCCATTCTTCAGTAGCACCAAACGCCGCACTGTATCAACAAATGATCTGCAAATCAACAAAATGTTATTCTTCAGATACCTTAACATTTCATCATAATATTCCCAAACTCTCactttttttatccaaataaaatcaATCTGTGTATAAAATATGCACTTACTGCCATGGAACATGTCCTACTTGCAGCCAATCCCCTTGCTCGTTTCGAAAGGTGAGTGTGTAACTTTCTCCAGCTTCCTCCAATTTTTGGTCTGCACAGTGTATAGACAAAATCAAAAACCGAATCCACCATATACACCTCAAAAcagcaagaaaaaaaatgcagaaCTATTCACTTACATTTAGCAAACATGTTGATCAAGGCGTTTGTAAGTGTTTTATACGAGTTGAAAAGCCTCAAATTGATTTTCCTTCCTATGGTTACTCCTTCCATGTTAACCTTGACATATAAAGAGTTTGGTCCTCTACTTTGATTTTGAATCCCAACGTTCCTGATTTCGCCTCTTCCAGGATGATGCTGATGAAGTTCTTTCCTTCTCCATGATTTCACTGGTGGCCACCCCACCAAATGGTTTTCTTCATTACCGTTCCTGTATGTACATCATAAAAGTAAAACTAAGATATAGTTTCTTATTTTCAGAAATTTTAGTTCTCCAGCAGTAGTAGAAACCACAGTGCAATTATTCTATGATCCAAATGTTATAATTTCTAGTTTTAGAAGGAAACAGAACTTACTTGTTGGGTGTGTGAATGTTTCTACGCAGTTTTTGACTACGGTCATCTTCTTCATTTGGCTGGCCACTCCATACTAGTAAAGGGAAAGGTTTCAGAAAACGTTGAAAGGACTCTTCAAAGTTGCGCTTGTGTTTGACATGTTTTCCACTTTCAGAACCGCAACTGGGTCTCCATAACTCTGAACTCACTATTTGTTTGGACTTGAATTCCTCAGCGGTAGAGAGAGCAAGACCTAACTGAAGTTCCATGTGTGCACGTGGTATAACCAAAGTTATTGAGATTATTATTAGACCTTTGAGACTTgcaataagtatatatatatatatatatatatatatatatgtgtgtgtgtgtgtgtgagtgtgttcTTGTGTGCATGTGTGAGTGAGGCATAAGAATGAAAAGGACACTGTCTTATGAAAGAAGGATAGTTAAAGACAACATGGAAACTGGGTCGGCTAAAAGTGAAGCAGCATCATAAGCTAGTTGAGGAATGAGAGCAGCAACGTGCCACAACCACTTTACCCGCTTTCTTTTAGTTGTCTCAATTTTCCTACATGTGTCCCCACCTACATATATATTCTCTCtctagaatttttctttttttcattgctttggttaatttattatatacttaGTATAATAATCATGTATTAATGTTTTAGGAAACTATCGCATTCATTAACACCATAATTGGGTGAAGATGATCATTCTGAAAAGACTACAGATTAGGTTCATCAACTGGGGAAGAATCTAATCTTGGAAACACGATGTGTTGATATCCATTTCAAGATAAATGAGACACAGACAGATAAGCAGAAAGAAtgcatatataacataatataatgtTACGTTATTTATCAAAACGGAACAACTTGTATTTGTTTAAGATACGAttggttttctttttcgttTTCTAGTGGAATCTCTTTATGACCTAACATCGTGTGTCAATTTTTTTGTCGCCCCCCTCTGATTCTGATTAATCATGTTGAACTTGTATCAAACTCTTGAgcaaaaatgtttaaaaagaagaaagaaagtagCAGTTCATGCACCTGTTGATATTGTTTGCTAATATGTCCAATGTGTAGGTTGATGTCCGTCAAACGTATCATGATTTTAGAGGAACTCAGAACTTCCCTATTTCCACTGATGCACACATACGCTTCACCTTGGTTGATTATTTgatgatatataataataaaattttcaattaatgggttgattaataattaattaatcccGTAGCAACCTGGTACCATGTTAGTGTTGTAAACAATAGTTTGTTTCTGATTATGTTTGAAGTAATGGGTGGAGAAAGGTATGTAGCATGGTCCATGGACGAAAACGAAAATGGTAGTGTAGGGCTATGAATAGAGGAAAATGGGGTGCTGGTCCAGGTATAGAGGTATTGACTAAAGTGTTGCAGGAGCAGTGGAAGAGGTTGTATCTGGTTGTGGTGCGGTGAAGGATGCAAAGTAGAAGAATCCTAGGACCCCAAAAATATGAAAGGTCTGAGTCCTTGTTTGCCCTTTACCTGGCATTGATTACTGCTCCCACTCTCTACAACTCACCACATCCAACACTTGGGTAACCATCACTCTTCACAACTCCCACCTTTGTCTCTCCTTAATGCTACTTTTCAGGATCATATCATTAATTCCTAAACATATAATCTGTTgggtttttttatcaaattaccCGAAATACAATACGaatcaaatatgaatttaaCCTATGTATAAGATATTGACAGcaattttaatctaaaaatcttaaaataataaatttatagataTTGTTTGCCCTTATAGATTTAGACGATTTAGACTTTTGTTCTTGGAAACTTTCAACATAAGCTTCTTTGTCCTCCGAtcaagatttgaaaaaaaaaaaaactcttatataatttataagaattaattaatgataattgtttaatattgttattttctactTTAAACAACACTTTTTGTAATAAAGGTTAACGAAACATGGTGTgagatgtaaaaaaattaaatatcaaactaTTTATCAACCAGAGGACACTCTCATATTTGTTGTGTATTTAtgatgtaaattttattatatatgtaattttttgaattcttgaaagaaaaattataatttttcttttttcattttcgaTCTTTTTAAAGCAGTATATGAAAGCATTtctatttttatgaataatctTTTCGTAAAGTTTCCATTGGAGTGTGTCATATATGGGTGCAGTTAAACTCTTTAAGGGGAAAACGAGATAGATATAAAGTCAATAAAAATTACACAAACTTTAGAAggatatttatattgtttatatgctagtttttatctatatttatcaCATAACATTTTTACGAAcggtgaaataaaaaagaatatactCGTAATGAAATACTAGTAACTAGTTTTATACTAAAAAACTTAATCatgaattgaatataaaataaaaaattgaataagttcatttaaaatattcaaaatctattttaccttgtatttttattttattttttcattttaaagaaaaaaatgtaaaactagtgcattttgttaaaatttatttgtatataataaCTTGTCAACTTAATTACTGCTGAATTCTACCATTTGATTATTGATCCATAAACATCTTTATCTTATCTCTAGATTTTTAACATTtctaatttaactttattttagagtatttttaatgtaactccacttccaaaattctttaaaaatttacGCTTATCATTTAACTtcgtattttaaataattctaactcaattttgtatataagacattttttgttcaattccaGATATTAAAGAGCATGAACTCACCCACCTTTTGaacatatttacatttttagaAGTTTTACTAacttcatttttctatttttaattatcacaatTCGATTAGtgagttatatattttgaagcTTTTATCACATGTTCaggtttttgaattttatttagtttcacGAACGGATTAGATCAAATTCGACAGAAATTGATTgcattaaaatgattttttttattatctagaTAAAATTACAAGCTATTCTTGATAGTTGGAATAAAGTttggaaatataaaatttactttaacTTGAGTAGCAATGTGAACCGATCATGGATTCGGTGTCCCTCTCGAATCTTGATGGCGAAAAGATTCTGTTCTAAAGTTTATTCGATGGCCCACTTCAAGGAAACGATATGCATCAACACATTATCACTATGTTTTTCAGAGTTCCCAAACCAATTTTTATTTGTGCCTAACTTTGTCTTCGATTAAAGGACAACATAAACTTTCGTCTTATGCATTAGAACCACTTTCTGTTCGCTTAATTAAGATAACCTCGTAACTCGTTCACTCCTAATAATTCAATTTTCTCAATTATCTTTAGTTTgaataactttaattatattagttattaatCTCTTCCATTATGTTTAGTGCTCAAACTCATTTTGTGTGAGTTGCATATGCATATATGCCTTCAACTGCTGAAGTAGACAAATagattttaagaaattgaattaATTGATAATGTGAAAGCACAATAGCCAAAGCGTGCATTGAACTCCTTGTTGATTGTTGTGAGGAACAAACATTGAGTATGGTAATGTTAAATCAAACTCTTTATTGCAAACCATAATTATTATGTGTGCAAATCATGATTATCTGCTTTGATTTATCGTAGCAATCCAGAACAACTTTCTTTCTAGAGGAAACAAAGTGAAGACATTTCTGATTTTCTTTTACGTGTTGTCCAACTGAACTGCTACAAAATCTGCGTTCTTTCTGGAGCTCTTTTAATATTGCTGCTCAAAGTTGAGAGGAAGCATAGGAGTCCTTAGGTAGTAAGACAACTTTTAAATGTTAAAGGcgcaaaattatatatatatatatatatatatatatatatatatatatatatatatttaataacaaaaataaaaaatgtacttttattattatagacTATATACACACATGTGTTGTCATGTCGCACTtatgtgtacgcattttttaaatatacgtaatattatattagtatgtaataataatgtaatgttattaagttaatatataaaacaaaattatatttattaaaaataaagtgaaatatattagaaaagacGAGAGAATAACcgttgataaatagagaaaaaaagtaaaaataacagtcaattctaaaaagtttaataaataattatattttaaaaggtaaaattgattttttaaaatatggatACAAAAGAaggaatctctttatatattatttttataattatagaaaatttttatttattttataagtaatttttattatgaatagttactttaattaatagttaaataagatgaaaacgaatttatttaaaaagtaaattttgcaaaatagttattttaatttttaaattacttatttaaagagtaaaagTGAAAAGGTAAGTAAAGTAGATCTttctatataataatatagattTAACGAAAGTGTAAATGtataaatatgattattttttatttattatgtccTATAAAACTACTTATTTCTTATAGTTAGTCTAATAAACATAAGATATAACAGCTATAATTCAactaatatgtattttttattagtataataaattgtattggTAACTTTTAAAGGTTAACTTTTATGTACAGTTTAACTAATTTCTTTAAAGGTTAACTCaacttttttttccaaaattttaaaatggttttcatttttacagaatgtttaaaatggtcatcattttcgcaattcatgttttatttggtcattttctgtaacgtcgtttaaatcattaacggagcattgtacaggttGCACGGTTGTAtcagggtgtgttacgtgtactgtacaagtGGCTAATTAAAgttcattttttcaatttagagtaaattttgcaattagaaaattttcttcatattcgtctttcttgagctcggatgtgtagaggaagcagctaatacttgaCATTTCATCATTGGGTTGCAGTtgcgctcttcatttcaatcTTCCAGtaaatcatcatcaacgaggtaagtgggtttaggattttctgggttgtgtttgctcgtgaGTTATGGTTTTCGTAATACTATTTTGGGGTTTATTTGTCTttcgattgttgtgatgttctgcacTAGATGCCCAAACTtctgagaatgcaccaactgctgaaTGCACCAACCGCTGgaactcaaacaactcaactaccaaggaatgaagtggagaTTCAAGCAGCACCACTACCTAcaccagaagaaccatctcagCAGTTTATGATGAAAGTACATATTAGGAGGAAGTCATGATAGCAttactgcattttgactttctttaaacttcgttcaatctcacttttgtcaaacattgatgtagtgcattttgacaATGATGAATTaacgttatgaatttaacttcttccaaaCTTAGATcttagattaatttaatttttcccaagcttagatcaatatcacttacttcaatgctcagatgaagatgtcattttgaacatgttaggactaatatcaacataatcaaactatttaatttcttcatttaacaatagtacaaaatagATTGGACTCTAcaagattacacacaataacaatacgaataatacaataacaacacaagtgaaccaTATTACTAATTACAGtctcttctcagcaaccttcaatgacttctctAAATCATTAATTTGTCTCATTTGTGTCAtcatgatgacatccttttcatcgacactaccatttgaaaaagttgcagcctaCATTATTGGAGCCACCACtttataaatcaataaaccaaaaattaaaaccaatttattattaacagaaaaataaaaatacattgtaCCCAacattttctaccaatattctttggagttcttgtcatcctcaaagTTGTCATCTCTCTGCAGCTACAACTCGAGGTTAATCCAtctctcgttgaaccaccaaaaGTGCACGAAGATTgagaccgtaacatacctatataatgggattgcaagaagaagaagattgcagcaacactAATTGGGAATGAAGGAACAAGATTGT
Encoded here:
- the LOC114162756 gene encoding auxin-responsive protein IAA28, which produces MELQLGLALSTAEEFKSKQIVSSELWRPSCGSESGKHVKHKRNFEESFQRFLKPFPLLVWSGQPNEEDDRSQKLRRNIHTPNKNGNEENHLVGWPPVKSWRRKELHQHHPGRGEIRNVGIQNQSRGPNSLYVKVNMEGVTIGRKINLRLFNSYKTLTNALINMFAKYQKLEEAGESYTLTFRNEQGDWLQVGHVPWQSFVDTVRRLVLLKNGSETI